tttttgactcatctccatccccaatCAAAccttctttgctttcgATAGGCCTCACGGTCTTCCCAATCGTTCCCATTAAGACGCTTATTTACTGCACAGCAGTCGAATACAAACAAAGGCCGGAACACTCAGCTTTTTGCCTCTCACGACCTCGACCGAGGCTGATTTAGCGCCCCGGCATCGCGCATTCGACCAAAACATTAGCTGCCGAGGGCTTTTCTTCACAACACTTGTTATTACTTTCGCTTTATATAGCACTATACTCTGTTTGCTAACTTAGTTTTTTGTTATTATAAATAGCCTCTACAGTACGGCGCCATACACTCTTTGTACCAACAAGAACCTCTACGCCAGTCCCAAGGAGGACGACACATCACAAATAGGAATAAAGAGTGAAGATTGTGCCACACAAGGCAATATGTCGGATGTTGATGGAAAAAGGCGTAAGATACAGGTGTGTGGTCGTCTTCCATATCGAGAAGTCGGATAAAGTAATGATAAGTCATTTAGCGGGCCTGTGATGTATGCAGGCGAAAGAAAATTAAATGTGAGGGGCCGATGAATAGTCTGAGTGATGCTAGTCAGTGTGATATCAATTTGTATCGCTGGGAGGGCCTGACTGAAGACCGTCTCTGTAGGATGTGCCCATTGTGAAGAATATGGCATGGATTGCACGTACTTAGAGGCGGCGAAAAGAAGGGGGCCTCCAAAAGGGTATGTCTGGCATTGGTTCTACTGAGCGCACCATCTCATGCGTATTATTAGCTACGTTGAGACACTGGAGCAAAGAGCTGGACGATTAGAGAGGATGCTGCAACAGGTAATTACCGTTTAACATTTTGTATTCGATGTCTGCTGATCTTACAAGGTCTATCCTGGTGTCGATTTGAACGAATATGTGGGGCCCAAACCAGACAGGGAAGAATTCGATATCAATGCGTATCACGGCACTCTTCGTTCTCTCAATATCCCGCCATATCCAACCTTAAAGCCTGTGCATGCGGAACACCTTGTCACTCCACATACATCCCGGTCAACTTCAGTTGGTACGTCTCCGGCGGCTGCAGCGCCTTCACCCTCGATGCAGGTGCTGGGGCCCTCTCCGTGGGCACTTTATGAAAGAGATCCTGCGAAACCAGTTGAAAATGAGTCCgatgtagaagaagaggcagcTGCGCAGCTGTCTATAGCTACATCAATGAGTCAATTAGACATCCGCGACAGCCATTGGCGTTGGCATGGTCGAGCGTCAGGGGCTTTTCTTATGCGGCAGTTTGAAGATCTCAAGTCAGCGACAGGTGGTACCTCAAGTATCATACAAGATATCAACAAGCACAAGCGGCAGCAGTTCTGGCATGTCCCAGAATGGGAACTAGTCATTGCGAACGAAGGCTTACGCCCTCTTGACTACTCTATCTGGCCAGAAAAAGGCCTCGATCAACAACTTATAGACGCGTATTTCGATAATGTCAATCTTCACCTACCTTTACTCAACCATAAATTCTTCCAACGACAATATGATTCAGGTTTGTGGCAGAACAATCACGGGTTCGCGAGAGTCTGTTTGATGGTGTTCGCTAATGGATCGCGGTTTGTGGATGATCCACGGGTCTACTGGCCTGCAAATTTGTCGAtgacagaggaaggacgTGAGCGCCTTGCGACAGACAAAGATGGTACGCTTCGTTATTCGGCTGGCTGGAAATACCTCCGCACCCTTCTTCGTATGGGACGAAGTATCATGCAGGGGCCAAATTTGTACGAATTTCAAAGCCAAGTCCTCATTTGTCAGTTCTTGCAGGGGAGTGCCGTTCCACATTTCATGTGGATGTTGTCAGGATTCGGTCTCCGCTCCGCCCAAGAACTAGGTATTCATGTTCGCGCCACTTTATTCCATGCCGATCCTACCGAGCGAGCTCTCTACAATCGCGCGTTTTGGTGCCTGTACCACATTGACCGGTATAATTGCGCTGCAATTGGCAGATCAGTCGCTATCCAAGATACGGACTTCAATGCAGATTATCCAATGGAGGTCGATGATGAGTACTGGGACACTGGAGATGCTGAGCGTAATTTCAAGCAGCCAGAAGGAAAAATCTCATTGATAGCGTCCTTTGTCCAAACGCTCAAGCTTGAT
This DNA window, taken from Cryptococcus deuterogattii R265 chromosome 3, complete sequence, encodes the following:
- a CDS encoding nuclear protein yields the protein MNSLSDARCAHCEEYGMDCTYLEAAKRRGPPKGYVETLEQRAGRLERMLQQVYPGVDLNEYVGPKPDREEFDINAYHGTLRSLNIPPYPTLKPVHAEHLVTPHTSRSTSVGTSPAAAAPSPSMQVLGPSPWALYERDPAKPVENESDVEEEAAAQLSIATSMSQLDIRDSHWRWHGRASGAFLMRQFEDLKSATGGTSSIIQDINKHKRQQFWHVPEWELVIANEGLRPLDYSIWPEKGLDQQLIDAYFDNVNLHLPLLNHKFFQRQYDSGLWQNNHGFARVCLMVFANGSRFVDDPRVYWPANLSMTEEGRERLATDKDGTLRYSAGWKYLRTLLRMGRSIMQGPNLYEFQSQVLICQFLQGSAVPHFMWMLSGFGLRSAQELGIHVRATLFHADPTERALYNRAFWCLYHIDRYNCAAIGRSVAIQDTDFNADYPMEVDDEYWDTGDAERNFKQPEGKISLIASFVQTLKLDHIMGATLRTVYAINKLPEQRADINAQRAIVVELDSALNSWADNVPHELRWDPSRSDYQLFRQSAVLYIYYYYCQILIHRPFIPGPRNQHAADLPSLAICVNAARSICNITDAALKRGRQEGCLPGRALNVSFMLPTWIAAIILLINIYSGKQTTAEREKALIDIGRCIAAGKELEMIWRQSGKYTDFLLQLARESGMPNADKVPAVEKRLRDSISQISEPSRRLESVQGLTAGTPVHDSSSNGHPYCHGRSSGQNSRSSDEQFRHPSMAPVAGFDLCNFTSPETYGDTSATSHFPYSRSDLPFTHTPSASASQNDFQNIFQPPSQPSQPSQYPSNTSGVPPEFVPPSQLHTQYNFQTPNEHNLPLQNDGQLASSNIYDSLIGMTSFESQLLDMSTTAFGGQENTSNSDWWSQLVNEYMGPDLHTNMSPAGGPLSTS